A genomic stretch from Deltaproteobacteria bacterium includes:
- a CDS encoding VCBS repeat-containing protein, whose product MRSHRGTLKIAAALLLPIAISGCRAGGGVSSTPSQTPMVTVVDIPTIALPSSTPHYSNTDTLTISGMCMSGFQVALSGDASETQTCANSTYSFSVLKALDGLYSFQITQSGETGTTSAGAPLVWVKKTSVAPPTITSPTATPFASAQSTLSIVGGCETGATVTVSGDSAGSFMCASSLFAFSIPKLVDGDYNFVITQTDRAGNSATSNILWRKYGITVSPSNPSLVVATPQVLTISGGSGSYTVSVSTNNSGGSYTSGTRTYTTGTLAAVTDTLLVTDSLGATQSIAISTVAGAVDHLSLPLVNGDAQVKPVGQVLDEMLSVKVVDRYENGISNYQVYFQIVEGDGEIVGNPVKSTNAQGLATVSLRTGFANTKNEIFVSPLSGALPDLAATGRSVLTMAQTTTSNGKGTMGTTFTVGSGPTANWVGDLNQDGYRDLLVLNSSEPSIGILLGRGNGLFGNMSRITGVCNSPSGLTVASLNSTTDAFLDLALSCAGADAIVVYTGRGDGTFNTPATVISTAPNATLPLAITNGDFNRDGYLDLAIASIGGSVVATYSGNGAGAFSNERLFNVGLSPNSITTLDIDKDSYLDIAVTNAGDNTLSILNGDGAGMFDPQTVYGTGIGAISMGVADFDKNTWPDLAVAINGEDTVSVFLNDGTGLLDAPNGNVVGVGPISLSIFDYDSDGNDDIVTATNGDNSLSILPGLGNGAFGGAITQLTVINPAFVSVADSNGDNIKDLFVSGDGKVEMIPVFSAGKIGMLADVGATPADAILAHFDSDVYLDMAVANNGSNTITTFTGDGKGSFTFKETLATGLSPVALKKADFNHDGYADLVVANNSSSSVRVYRGKSDGTFEPHADFTTGSGPTGIAIQDYNHDGHDDLAVSASNANKVSILLGVGDGTFGSKVDYSTGSSPAGVTSIDLDGDMALDLITANNSSNDVSVLIGNGDGTFRSNLEYVAGNGPASIVSADFNNDGNGDVAVLNSTDATVSVLRGVGDGSLTVNSDFSAGLTPVGLITGDFNGDTRIDLATGNGSSFGFTTLNGAGNGQFNVTNSFTTDYPVNGIGLGDVNGDFTLDFIILDSGNSKARTWLGQ is encoded by the coding sequence TTGAGAAGTCATAGGGGTACTTTGAAAATCGCCGCAGCGTTGCTGTTGCCGATTGCCATTTCTGGCTGTCGAGCAGGTGGTGGTGTATCTTCGACTCCCAGCCAAACCCCGATGGTCACTGTCGTCGACATCCCAACAATTGCTCTACCGTCATCAACTCCCCACTATTCAAATACTGATACGTTAACGATTTCCGGAATGTGTATGTCTGGATTTCAAGTCGCACTGTCGGGTGATGCTTCTGAAACGCAAACCTGCGCAAACTCGACCTATTCCTTCAGCGTCTTAAAAGCGCTTGATGGGTTATATTCCTTCCAAATCACACAGTCTGGAGAAACAGGAACTACCTCGGCCGGCGCCCCTCTGGTCTGGGTAAAAAAGACGAGCGTTGCACCCCCAACGATCACGTCCCCGACAGCAACCCCCTTTGCGTCGGCACAATCGACCCTCTCGATTGTTGGAGGCTGTGAAACTGGCGCTACTGTTACCGTTAGCGGCGACAGCGCCGGAAGCTTCATGTGTGCCTCTAGCCTGTTCGCTTTTAGCATTCCAAAGTTGGTGGACGGTGATTATAACTTTGTAATCACGCAAACGGATCGTGCCGGCAACAGCGCGACGTCCAATATACTGTGGCGTAAATACGGAATTACTGTTTCACCGAGCAACCCGTCACTTGTTGTCGCAACCCCGCAAGTGCTCACTATTTCGGGAGGGTCTGGATCCTACACAGTTTCGGTATCCACGAACAATTCTGGCGGATCTTACACATCGGGCACGCGCACATACACGACCGGCACATTGGCCGCTGTAACTGACACTTTGTTAGTGACTGACTCGCTTGGCGCAACTCAATCAATTGCAATTTCAACCGTAGCAGGTGCAGTCGACCACTTGAGCCTGCCTCTCGTTAATGGCGACGCACAAGTAAAGCCAGTAGGCCAAGTCCTCGACGAAATGCTTTCGGTCAAAGTTGTCGACCGTTATGAAAATGGAATTTCAAATTACCAAGTTTATTTTCAGATTGTCGAAGGTGACGGCGAGATCGTTGGAAATCCCGTAAAATCGACGAATGCACAAGGTCTTGCAACCGTTAGCTTACGAACCGGTTTCGCAAATACTAAAAATGAAATTTTCGTTTCGCCGCTCTCTGGGGCATTGCCTGATCTAGCGGCGACAGGTCGATCGGTTCTGACGATGGCGCAAACGACCACCAGTAATGGCAAGGGAACCATGGGTACGACCTTTACCGTGGGCTCTGGACCAACCGCCAATTGGGTTGGAGATCTCAACCAAGATGGCTATCGCGACTTACTAGTTCTTAACTCCAGCGAGCCAAGCATTGGGATCCTGCTTGGTCGCGGCAACGGACTCTTTGGGAACATGTCTCGTATTACCGGAGTTTGCAACAGCCCTAGTGGATTGACCGTCGCAAGTTTGAATTCAACCACCGATGCATTTCTGGATTTAGCTCTTAGCTGTGCCGGCGCTGACGCGATCGTCGTTTACACAGGGCGCGGAGACGGAACCTTTAACACTCCTGCCACCGTCATTTCTACTGCGCCCAACGCGACACTCCCGCTTGCCATTACCAACGGAGATTTCAATCGCGATGGCTACCTCGATCTTGCGATCGCTTCCATTGGCGGGTCTGTCGTCGCAACCTATTCTGGCAACGGTGCTGGGGCGTTTAGCAATGAACGCTTATTCAACGTCGGACTTTCGCCAAACTCGATTACCACCTTAGATATCGACAAGGACAGTTATCTCGACATCGCGGTGACGAACGCTGGAGACAACACGTTGAGCATCCTGAATGGCGACGGCGCAGGGATGTTTGATCCGCAAACTGTTTATGGAACCGGCATCGGCGCGATTTCGATGGGGGTCGCGGACTTTGACAAAAACACTTGGCCAGATTTAGCGGTCGCAATCAACGGCGAAGACACGGTGTCAGTTTTCTTAAACGATGGGACTGGTCTGCTGGATGCTCCCAACGGAAACGTCGTCGGCGTTGGGCCGATCTCACTGTCGATCTTTGACTACGACTCGGACGGCAATGACGACATCGTCACAGCGACCAACGGCGACAACTCACTTAGTATCCTACCCGGTCTAGGCAACGGAGCCTTTGGCGGAGCGATCACACAACTGACAGTCATCAATCCAGCCTTCGTTTCTGTCGCGGATTCAAATGGCGACAACATCAAAGATCTCTTTGTTTCGGGCGATGGGAAGGTCGAGATGATTCCAGTATTTTCCGCTGGCAAAATAGGAATGCTAGCGGACGTTGGCGCGACTCCCGCGGACGCGATTTTGGCGCACTTCGATTCAGATGTTTATTTGGATATGGCCGTTGCCAACAATGGATCGAACACAATCACGACCTTTACTGGTGACGGAAAAGGTAGCTTCACTTTTAAAGAGACACTCGCAACTGGACTGTCTCCGGTCGCACTCAAAAAAGCTGACTTCAACCATGACGGTTATGCAGATCTGGTCGTTGCTAACAATAGTTCTTCCAGCGTTCGAGTTTACCGAGGTAAATCCGACGGAACTTTTGAACCTCATGCCGACTTCACAACTGGTTCGGGTCCAACGGGAATTGCAATTCAAGATTATAATCACGATGGACATGACGATTTGGCGGTATCTGCATCAAACGCCAACAAAGTGAGCATTCTGCTAGGCGTGGGCGATGGAACTTTCGGATCAAAGGTCGATTACTCAACGGGATCATCACCTGCCGGTGTTACATCGATCGATCTCGATGGAGACATGGCTCTTGACCTGATCACCGCCAATAACTCTAGCAATGACGTAAGCGTTCTCATCGGCAATGGCGACGGCACCTTCAGGAGCAACCTTGAATACGTGGCAGGTAATGGACCTGCATCAATTGTTTCGGCGGACTTTAACAACGACGGCAACGGCGATGTTGCGGTGCTCAACTCCACGGATGCAACGGTAAGCGTTCTTCGCGGTGTGGGCGATGGGTCCCTGACTGTAAACAGTGATTTTTCCGCAGGGCTAACGCCGGTCGGACTTATCACTGGCGACTTCAATGGTGACACGCGAATCGACCTTGCCACTGGAAATGGTTCGAGTTTTGGATTTACGACTCTTAACGGCGCCGGCAACGGTCAGTTCAACGTCACCAATTCTTTCACAACGGATTACCCCGTGAACGGAATCGGGCTAGGAGATGTGAACGGCGATTTCACTTTAGACTTTATAATTCTTGATTCAGGTAACTCAAAGGCACGTACGTGGTTGGGACAATAG
- a CDS encoding tetratricopeptide repeat protein: MTQMKTLILWIGMVVSLSGCTHLFKVQSEPIEADVFFVNPKTGDKKLVGKTPLEMPMSDIREKMGEDMVSGEFITVGVEKSGHVTQTFLLPAAQFGTLVTELTVPLKQGATPKEERFAKSVIDRLFLAQKFALSTQYERALIEVDKILADFPGFARALSMKASIYFAQKNFSESLKFYEQALAADPQMEDAVKMVAKVKAMQSGRDPAAVTSPAGRGP, from the coding sequence ATGACTCAGATGAAAACACTCATTCTATGGATCGGAATGGTCGTCAGTCTAAGCGGATGCACACACCTTTTTAAGGTGCAGAGCGAACCCATTGAGGCTGACGTCTTTTTCGTTAATCCAAAAACAGGCGATAAGAAGCTCGTAGGGAAAACTCCGCTGGAAATGCCGATGTCAGACATCCGTGAGAAAATGGGTGAAGACATGGTTTCAGGGGAGTTCATTACGGTTGGTGTGGAAAAGTCCGGGCACGTCACGCAGACATTTCTTCTGCCTGCTGCCCAATTCGGCACACTAGTGACCGAACTGACAGTGCCACTCAAGCAGGGGGCGACGCCAAAGGAAGAGCGGTTCGCGAAATCTGTTATCGATCGGCTGTTCTTGGCGCAAAAGTTTGCGCTGTCCACGCAATATGAGCGAGCGCTGATTGAAGTCGACAAAATTCTTGCCGACTTTCCAGGCTTCGCGCGAGCGCTTTCAATGAAAGCTTCGATTTACTTTGCGCAAAAGAACTTTTCTGAAAGTTTAAAGTTCTACGAGCAAGCTCTTGCGGCCGATCCACAGATGGAAGATGCCGTGAAGATGGTTGCAAAGGTGAAGGCAATGCAGAGTGGAAGAGATCCAGCAGCAGTGACTTCACCAGCTGGCCGAGGTCCCTAG
- a CDS encoding FKBP-type peptidyl-prolyl cis-trans isomerase, producing MRPNIYYDFGRAGPAQALRLRTTIQGNVHPTVEVCKMRLHFLIFFTAATFLVSAGCQRQPDLADANNQTSYALGQQVGATLVRQEIKIDEPSFLLGLRDALSKTPSKLDDKTIAEASMRAQQQAMKKQAELQAKAGEFLTASEAYLAENKKKSEVKTTASGLQYEIVTMGKGAKPKDDQMVEVHYVGKLVDGTVFDSSIERKRTATFNINQVVPGWTEALKLMPTGSKWIVTIPPGLGYGAPGAPPRIPPNSVLIFEIELISVSNAPTPPKNP from the coding sequence TTGAGACCTAATATTTATTACGACTTTGGTCGTGCTGGGCCTGCCCAAGCCTTGCGACTTCGCACTACAATTCAAGGCAATGTCCATCCAACAGTCGAGGTTTGCAAAATGCGTCTGCACTTCTTAATTTTTTTTACTGCGGCCACTTTTCTTGTTTCAGCTGGATGTCAACGACAACCAGATCTCGCGGACGCGAATAATCAAACGAGCTACGCCCTTGGCCAGCAAGTTGGCGCAACCTTGGTTCGCCAAGAAATCAAGATCGACGAACCTTCATTTCTACTCGGGCTTCGCGATGCACTTTCCAAAACCCCTTCGAAACTAGACGACAAAACAATCGCCGAAGCTTCAATGCGCGCTCAACAGCAAGCTATGAAAAAACAAGCCGAGCTTCAGGCGAAAGCGGGAGAGTTTCTTACGGCCAGCGAAGCCTATTTGGCCGAGAACAAAAAGAAGTCAGAAGTGAAGACGACGGCATCAGGACTCCAGTACGAAATCGTAACGATGGGAAAAGGCGCAAAGCCGAAAGACGACCAAATGGTCGAAGTCCATTACGTAGGTAAGCTTGTCGACGGTACCGTCTTTGACTCATCCATCGAGCGGAAACGGACCGCGACCTTTAATATCAACCAAGTAGTGCCCGGATGGACGGAAGCGCTAAAGCTTATGCCCACCGGTTCAAAGTGGATCGTGACGATTCCGCCTGGACTTGGCTACGGCGCCCCTGGTGCGCCGCCACGTATTCCACCAAATAGTGTCCTCATTTTCGAAATCGAGTTGATCTCGGTGTCGAACGCGCCGACGCCTCCCAAGAATCCTTGA
- the nadA gene encoding quinolinate synthase NadA translates to MASANHDLKAEIKELQTKHDALILAHYYEDGAIQDIADHVGDSLALAQWGQRAKNPVVLMAGVVFMGESVKLLSPEKRVLVPDLKAGCSLVDHSPYGKYLNWRLQHRDAICLTYVNSSAEVKAITDVCVTSSNAEKIVAAIPKDRKILFGPDRNLGRYLAKKLNREMTIWPGSCEVHVLFSARRLQELKLKHPEALVIAHPECDDAILAQSDVIGSTSRLLEEVRGNHNRKSFIVATEHGILHQMHLARPEAELIQAPAEGSCACNECPYMKLNTLEKIRDALKNLSPEVNVRKDVQELARVSLDRMMALTDGKSTDWPAEFKDPKLLGFA, encoded by the coding sequence ATGGCTAGCGCAAACCACGATTTAAAAGCTGAGATCAAAGAACTTCAAACAAAGCACGATGCTTTGATTTTGGCGCATTACTATGAAGATGGCGCAATTCAAGACATCGCCGATCACGTCGGAGACTCACTGGCGCTTGCTCAGTGGGGTCAACGGGCGAAAAACCCTGTGGTTCTTATGGCCGGTGTGGTGTTCATGGGCGAAAGTGTTAAACTTTTGTCGCCCGAGAAACGCGTTCTTGTTCCTGATCTAAAAGCTGGTTGTTCACTTGTAGATCATTCTCCCTACGGAAAGTATCTCAACTGGCGACTTCAGCATCGCGACGCAATCTGCCTTACCTATGTAAATTCGAGCGCCGAAGTGAAGGCGATCACCGATGTCTGTGTCACGTCTTCGAATGCGGAAAAAATTGTCGCTGCGATTCCGAAAGATCGAAAAATTCTTTTTGGACCCGATCGAAATCTCGGACGTTACCTGGCAAAAAAATTGAATCGCGAAATGACTATCTGGCCGGGCTCGTGCGAAGTTCATGTGCTGTTTTCAGCAAGACGCCTGCAGGAGCTAAAGTTAAAACATCCCGAAGCGCTCGTCATTGCTCATCCAGAATGTGATGACGCCATCCTCGCTCAGTCGGATGTTATTGGATCGACCTCTCGGTTACTAGAAGAAGTTCGCGGCAATCACAATCGCAAATCGTTTATTGTCGCTACCGAACACGGCATTCTTCATCAGATGCATCTAGCTCGGCCAGAGGCGGAACTAATTCAAGCTCCGGCCGAAGGGTCTTGTGCCTGCAATGAATGCCCCTATATGAAGCTCAACACCCTCGAAAAAATCCGCGACGCTTTAAAAAATCTAAGCCCAGAAGTGAATGTACGAAAAGACGTTCAAGAACTTGCGCGAGTCAGCCTCGATCGCATGATGGCGCTGACAGATGGAAAGTCGACCGACTGGCCGGCCGAGTTCAAAGATCCAAAACTCCTCGGCTTTGCATGA
- a CDS encoding 4'-phosphopantetheinyl transferase superfamily protein → MARALNLAGLHCELSELFASEAPDHRDKIRHALKRSISSSSAGNSIDNLDSLLDVKMLPRLPHQAVSISHCPSLGGFVHLAKNKSFLAIGFDIEIANRVSVAVARKVLPHSSELFLRTLVDVESEDQAEDRAEVPAIAACIWAAKESAIKSIGNALANSLVDQQIFYGNLALTEFASAGDRTCFHFRAGLTDSVTSMGAERGIEARGIVQKNDQWILALAISYSLPAGLEQ, encoded by the coding sequence ATGGCCCGTGCACTGAATCTTGCGGGTCTTCATTGCGAGCTTTCTGAACTTTTTGCTTCAGAGGCGCCCGACCATCGCGACAAAATTCGCCATGCACTTAAACGATCGATTTCTTCCAGTTCCGCAGGCAATTCCATTGATAACCTTGATTCATTGCTGGATGTGAAAATGCTTCCGCGGCTTCCGCACCAAGCAGTCAGTATTTCCCATTGCCCGTCTCTAGGTGGATTCGTTCACTTGGCCAAAAATAAAAGCTTCCTAGCGATAGGATTCGACATCGAAATTGCTAACCGCGTTTCAGTCGCGGTCGCACGAAAGGTTTTACCGCACTCATCAGAGTTATTCCTCCGCACACTTGTTGACGTTGAAAGTGAAGACCAGGCAGAAGACCGAGCAGAAGTCCCAGCAATTGCGGCATGTATATGGGCAGCGAAAGAATCGGCAATTAAAAGTATCGGGAACGCGCTAGCAAATTCATTAGTCGATCAACAGATATTTTACGGCAATCTTGCGCTTACTGAATTTGCTTCAGCGGGTGATCGCACGTGTTTCCACTTTCGCGCTGGCCTCACGGATAGTGTCACTTCGATGGGCGCCGAAAGAGGAATCGAAGCGCGCGGAATTGTGCAGAAAAATGATCAATGGATCCTAGCCTTGGCTATCAGTTATTCACTTCCCGCGGGGCTTGAGCAATAA
- a CDS encoding zinc-dependent metalloprotease produces MKLGATTIAMSKASKSVSMIAIGAVFLLIAASCTRHKELDSAAPVVSLLESAALTKSEIAPAVSLSQAKISRLKKARLARVPSDHRKSALAAFSSETSPVISSTVVFEKAAILDRVFLYGSDLQYSSIGEEDGMMLQSMAVGHANARFQVLGDRLQLVAEEKYRFQSDINIPLRLLHEWPIVNDSASQLTVKISSGSPVLAGLFGSESPARTSWIRSVEFIPTGNYLLIESSLELADGKVAEFMESLFPRETLVANAPAPIFDDESLEPMASRFGFLSDNVWLTLPSGRTRTAVANRFAPPAVGQTIDWYVTSNIPEEYLPAVRDGVEGWNRYSQKMWGRDFIRFKGHLPKGIKIGDPRFNVINWDSVVDASSAYESQAADPETGIQSHSLIYLPYAWIKIGEEFWENGEVTQDRTAVLKAALDKIHFLGKKLNVRCFNEGENAINPLMMQDPATFAKELLKGVLFHEVGHALGLAHNFKGSLEWDPDVPGTLFTSSVMEYSQYQIEGGAFDALSTETASGAGGPLLEYDRQILSVLYNSAKDIAPTDRVVPHCDDAAADSTAGGVDPFCLRYDAGKDPSVILEKTLKLIQDPTSRIGKTKSLAQAIENLHASFPDPAEVTTIEEVRDVETEYSTKAMGVTQFYLSAGAQGLSYMLNQNLRALSVFRAGADPVGADPAAVRDRVVSTMDFVMDMESFSPATRKAIEKLGDHALQWVRKTAWYTGAAQNLRTEREETMRLSALKTVTALEASLLPRIRARQIGTLKASSTAPFFLSAEADFEKKAVDWIGKALVGKLPSGASYGLSERLAAAQSLTTYVLAPEAYKVRDAARTSILAETASASTAQERQALRAILQALN; encoded by the coding sequence TTGAAACTAGGCGCAACCACCATTGCCATGTCTAAAGCTTCAAAATCGGTCAGCATGATCGCGATCGGTGCGGTTTTTTTATTGATCGCAGCTTCATGCACTCGACACAAAGAGCTCGACTCCGCTGCACCGGTCGTTTCTCTCTTAGAGAGCGCCGCGCTCACAAAGTCTGAAATCGCACCGGCCGTATCTCTTAGCCAAGCAAAGATCTCGCGCCTCAAAAAGGCCCGACTCGCCAGGGTGCCGTCCGATCATCGCAAGTCTGCACTTGCCGCGTTTAGCTCCGAAACAAGTCCAGTAATTTCTAGCACTGTCGTTTTCGAAAAAGCCGCCATCTTAGATCGAGTTTTTCTTTATGGATCTGATCTTCAATATTCCTCTATCGGCGAAGAAGACGGCATGATGCTTCAGTCGATGGCCGTCGGCCACGCCAACGCTCGATTTCAAGTTTTAGGCGATCGACTCCAGCTTGTAGCAGAAGAAAAATATCGCTTTCAGTCTGATATCAACATTCCTCTTCGTCTCTTGCACGAGTGGCCGATCGTCAATGATTCTGCCTCGCAGCTCACCGTTAAAATTTCGTCTGGATCTCCAGTTCTAGCTGGCCTCTTCGGTTCAGAAAGCCCGGCTCGAACTTCTTGGATTCGTTCGGTCGAATTTATTCCAACCGGCAACTATCTTCTCATCGAATCATCGCTCGAGCTTGCTGACGGTAAGGTCGCAGAGTTTATGGAAAGCCTTTTCCCGCGCGAAACACTTGTTGCAAACGCGCCGGCGCCGATTTTTGACGACGAGTCACTCGAACCGATGGCTTCACGTTTCGGATTCCTCAGCGACAACGTCTGGCTGACGCTTCCCTCGGGCAGAACTAGAACGGCTGTTGCCAACCGCTTCGCACCACCCGCCGTCGGTCAAACAATTGACTGGTACGTGACAAGCAATATTCCAGAAGAATATCTTCCCGCCGTTCGCGATGGTGTCGAGGGCTGGAATCGCTATTCACAGAAAATGTGGGGCCGTGATTTTATTAGATTCAAAGGGCATTTGCCAAAAGGGATAAAAATTGGCGACCCACGGTTTAACGTCATCAATTGGGACTCGGTCGTGGACGCAAGTTCTGCCTACGAATCTCAAGCAGCGGACCCAGAGACAGGGATTCAATCCCATTCGTTGATTTATCTTCCTTATGCTTGGATAAAAATCGGTGAAGAATTCTGGGAAAATGGCGAAGTGACCCAAGATCGCACAGCGGTTTTAAAAGCGGCGCTCGACAAGATTCATTTCCTCGGCAAAAAATTGAATGTCCGCTGCTTCAACGAAGGTGAAAACGCAATCAATCCGTTGATGATGCAGGACCCAGCTACGTTTGCTAAAGAGCTTTTAAAAGGCGTTCTCTTCCATGAGGTCGGCCATGCACTTGGGCTCGCTCACAATTTCAAAGGTTCACTCGAGTGGGATCCAGACGTTCCTGGTACACTGTTTACTTCTTCGGTGATGGAATATAGCCAATATCAAATCGAGGGCGGTGCTTTCGATGCCCTTAGCACGGAAACTGCTTCCGGAGCCGGCGGCCCGCTGCTCGAGTACGATCGACAAATTCTTTCTGTGCTCTACAACTCCGCAAAAGACATCGCACCCACCGATCGCGTGGTCCCTCACTGCGACGATGCGGCTGCGGATTCGACCGCTGGCGGTGTTGACCCGTTCTGTTTGCGTTACGATGCCGGCAAAGACCCAAGTGTAATTTTGGAAAAAACTCTGAAGCTCATCCAGGATCCAACATCACGTATTGGTAAAACCAAGAGCCTTGCACAAGCGATCGAAAATCTTCACGCCAGCTTTCCAGATCCGGCGGAAGTGACGACGATTGAAGAGGTCCGCGATGTTGAAACGGAATATAGCACGAAAGCAATGGGCGTAACCCAGTTCTATCTTTCGGCTGGCGCACAAGGGCTGAGCTACATGCTCAATCAAAATCTGCGTGCCCTATCGGTTTTCCGAGCTGGCGCTGATCCAGTGGGAGCCGACCCAGCAGCAGTTCGCGATCGAGTTGTTTCAACCATGGATTTCGTCATGGACATGGAGAGTTTTTCTCCTGCGACCAGAAAGGCGATTGAAAAACTAGGCGACCACGCGCTTCAATGGGTGCGAAAAACTGCTTGGTACACCGGTGCCGCGCAGAATCTTCGCACGGAACGCGAAGAGACTATGCGCCTATCGGCACTCAAGACGGTGACTGCGCTGGAGGCAAGCCTGCTGCCTCGAATCCGCGCTCGCCAGATCGGAACACTGAAAGCTAGTTCGACCGCACCCTTCTTTCTTTCGGCAGAAGCGGACTTCGAAAAGAAGGCTGTCGACTGGATCGGAAAAGCGTTGGTTGGAAAATTGCCCTCAGGCGCAAGCTACGGATTATCCGAGCGTCTCGCGGCCGCACAAAGCTTAACGACTTACGTTCTAGCTCCTGAGGCCTATAAGGTTCGCGATGCTGCGCGGACCTCGATCTTAGCTGAAACCGCAAGTGCAAGCACGGCTCAAGAGCGCCAAGCTCTGCGGGCGATTCTGCAGGCGCTGAATTAA
- a CDS encoding GAF domain-containing protein, whose protein sequence is MAAFPEGKYRELHLELSGLLTEDWISNLANFSASVFGSLPDLNWCGFYLVRGATGPTHLKLGPFQGRPACLDIPFDRGVCGKAARTRATVIVEDVHEFPGHIACDERSRSELVVPLIKDGRVIGVLDLDSPNVGRFSSADAAGLEGLVALLLEKTNWPAQI, encoded by the coding sequence ATGGCAGCTTTTCCGGAAGGAAAATACCGAGAGCTTCACCTCGAGCTCTCGGGACTTTTGACAGAAGACTGGATTTCCAATTTGGCAAATTTCAGTGCCTCGGTTTTTGGCTCCCTTCCTGATCTCAACTGGTGCGGCTTCTATCTCGTCCGCGGTGCTACGGGCCCAACCCATTTGAAGCTCGGTCCCTTTCAAGGTCGCCCCGCCTGCCTCGACATTCCCTTTGATCGCGGAGTTTGCGGAAAGGCAGCTCGCACCCGCGCCACGGTCATCGTTGAAGATGTGCATGAATTCCCAGGACACATCGCTTGTGACGAACGATCGCGCTCGGAACTTGTCGTACCTCTTATAAAAGACGGCCGGGTAATTGGCGTTCTCGATTTAGATTCGCCAAATGTCGGTCGCTTTTCTTCCGCGGACGCCGCTGGACTTGAAGGACTGGTCGCTCTTTTACTGGAAAAAACCAATTGGCCCGCCCAAATTTGA
- a CDS encoding hemolysin III family protein has translation MRKVISRHVRKHDDHTFRLFLLRTVSAQLHLLGLLIAVAAFAVLLYLVISKTPTLTHILACSIFGITGISVFASSSLYHFMADGFQISDKANSWLNNYDHFSIYFFIAGTYTAFIVNAIQPPWDAYLLITVWTLAIIGMTYTILKSRLPKALQSRYLSTALFVALGWTLCIRISEAWAAIDSASRFYLTAGGLAYTLGAVVYATKKPDPFPNRFGYHEIWHIAVLLGFAMHAILILRFYL, from the coding sequence GTGAGAAAAGTGATTTCACGCCACGTTAGAAAGCACGACGACCATACGTTTAGACTGTTCCTCTTGCGAACTGTTTCAGCGCAGCTACACCTATTAGGGCTTTTGATCGCAGTCGCAGCCTTTGCTGTTTTACTCTACCTCGTGATCTCAAAAACACCGACACTCACGCATATTTTGGCTTGCAGTATTTTTGGTATCACTGGCATCTCAGTCTTTGCCAGTAGCTCGCTCTATCACTTTATGGCTGACGGGTTCCAAATTTCTGACAAGGCTAATTCTTGGCTTAACAACTACGATCACTTTTCTATCTACTTCTTTATCGCTGGTACTTACACCGCATTCATCGTCAATGCGATCCAACCGCCATGGGACGCGTATTTGCTGATCACAGTATGGACGCTAGCGATCATCGGTATGACATACACGATACTGAAGTCTCGACTTCCGAAGGCGCTTCAAAGTCGGTACCTATCGACAGCTCTCTTTGTTGCTCTCGGCTGGACACTTTGTATTCGAATTTCAGAAGCCTGGGCCGCCATCGATTCTGCAAGTCGATTTTATTTAACCGCCGGCGGCCTCGCGTATACACTCGGCGCCGTTGTCTATGCCACAAAAAAGCCAGATCCGTTTCCTAACCGCTTTGGCTATCACGAAATCTGGCACATCGCGGTTCTCTTAGGGTTCGCAATGCATGCGATCCTCATTCTACGATTTTATCTATAG